The Gemmatimonadota bacterium DNA window CCGGTCCGGCACTCATGCGGCGACGGAGGTTCTGCACACCGGCGGCCGCGGCTCCCAGAAAGAGGAGCAGCCCGGCGGCGGCTGACAGCGCGGAGATCGCACCCAGCAGCCGGGAGTCAGGGCCGACGAAGTGCAGCGTGTAGGTGTGGTCGGCGTTCGCATTCGGCGGGAGCGTCACGACGAGTACCGCGGCGTCTCCAGCCTGCACGAAGTAACGCACGGTCTCCCCGCGTGGCCTCCCCGGGATCACTGCCGAGCCGCGCCCGTCCTCATCAAGCAGCACCGGGATGGTGTCTTCGCCCTCTTCCGGACCTTCCGTCAGGACATGAATGGTGGCCTCGACTCGAGCGTTCTCCAGGGTGCTCTCCACCAGCACATCAAGGACGGCGTCCTGGTCCGCTGAAACGCGCCCGGGAGGTGAGTGGGCAAGCCGGAGTGAGAGCTCCCTGCGCTGCTCCACCGTGTCGCCATGATTTCCGCAGGAGGCGAGCATTCCCCCTCCGGCGAGAAGGACCGCCAGACACAGCGCGGTCAGGCTTTGAGATCGCCGATGTGCAGAACACTCCATGAGGCACCTCCTCCGTGGGGAAGGACCGATCCTAGCCCCTGATCCACGATTCGTGCCAGCCAGAAACCGGTCGCCATGGGTGCGCTCCGGCGTTTCCCGTGGACACGGGGTGGGGTAGACTCTGTGGCGGCGATGCGCCGTTCTCCTCCGGAGGTCGGAATCATGCGGATGCTCGTGGTTGGTGCGGGTGAGGTCGGAACCTATATTGCCGGGCGGCTTGTCCGGGAAGGTCACGATCTGATCGTTCTGGACAAGTCAGCGGCCGCCGTCGAGCGGCTTCGGGATCTGGATGTGGCGGCCGTCGAAGGGGACGGGACGCGCCCCGAGGTTCTCCGGGAGAACGGAGTCCGGAGCGTGGATCTTGTGCTGGCGGTTTCCAACGACGAGGCGACGAATCTTGTTGCGTGCGGCTTCGCGATGAGAATGGGGGCCGCGCGGACGGTGGCCCGGCTCTCCAGCTCCAATCGCACGCCCGAAGACGAGCGTCTCGCGCGGGAGGCGTTTGGAATCGACGCCGTGATCAATCCGGACGAAGAGGCGGCCCGGGAGATCGCCGGGCTGCTCGAGGGGCGTCAGGTCACCGACTCCGCCGAGTTCGACCAGGGCCGTGTGCGCCTGGTCGGCGTTCGGGTCGATGAGGAGTCTCCCCTGGCCAACCAGAACCTCTCCGACATTCGCACCATTCACGAGGGCGCGAATGTGCTGGTCGTGGGAATCGTTCGGGACGGCGCGACGATCATTCCGAGGGGGGACCACCGGATCCTGCCCGGCGACCGCGTCTACATGATCGGAGCCCGCGCCGAGCTGGAGTACTTCCTTCGCCGGGCGGACTCCGCCGGGCGGGCACGCCGCGTGCTGATCGTCGGTGGCGGCAGCGTGGGCGAACGCGTGGCCGCACGCCTGGAGAAGACCGGCGCGTCGGTGCGTGTCCTGGAGCGAGATCCCGATCGGTCCGCGCTGATCGCGGATGTTCTGGAGCGCGCGACCGTACTCCAGGGAGACGGGAGGAATCTGTCGGAACTGCGGGAATCCGGCGTGCAGGATGTCGATGGATTCGTGGCGGTGAGCGGCGACGAGGAAACCAACATCATGAGCGCACTGCTTGCGCGCCACCTCGGAGCACGCAAGGTCATTGCGCTGGTGAAGCGGCCTGACTACATCCCGGTGCTCCAGGAAATCGGGCTCGACGCCGCCGTGAATCCCCGGCTGACGGCGGCGGCGGCCATTCTGCGGTTTGTTCGTCGAGGGCACATCATGCAGGTGACGGCGTTCATGGATCTCGACGCGGAGGTTCTGGAGCTTGCGACCGCGGAGACGGCTCGCATCATCGGCAAGCCTCTTCGAGATGTGAAGTTCCCGCGCGACGCCATCCTGGGCGGGCACATGCGCGGAGAGGAGTTCTCGATCCCGGACGGAGAGACCGTCCTCGAACCACACGACCGGGTGATTGTCTTCGCCCTGCCCTCGGCCATTCCCAAGGTCGAGAAGCTGCTCTCCTAGATGAACAAGCGCGGAGTCTTCCACGCGGTGGGCGCCATCACGATCTTCGTGGGCGCGGCGATGGTGCTGCCTCTTGGCGCGGCGCTCTTCTTCGGGGATGGAGGGGCGCCGGGGTTCGGCATTTCGATGGGCGTGACGCTGCTCACGGGGTGCGCGCTCTTCCTGCTGACTCGTGGCGAGACGGACCTGGGCGTGCGGGACGGTTTTGGTGTCGTGACCTTCGGGTGGCTTGCGATGGCACTCTTCGGGAGCCTGCCCTTTCTGATCTCGGGGTCCATCCCGAACCCGGTCGATGCGCTTTTTGAGACGATGTCGGGCTTCACAACCACCGGGGCCAGCATACTGTCCGATCCGGAGGTGCTTCCCAGGTCGGCTCTTCTGTGGCGAAGTCTGATTCAGTGGCTGGGCGGGATGGGGATCATTGTGCTGTCGCTCGCCATCCTCCCGATGCTGGGCGTCGGCGGAATGCAGCTCTATCGCGCAGAGGCGCCCGGGCCGTCGCCCGACAAGCTCCGCCCGCGAATCCGCCAGACGGCGGCCACGCTGTGGGGCGTCTATGTGGTCCTGTCGATTGCGGAGGCTCTTCTCTTGCGGCTGGCGGGAATGGGCACTTTCGACGCGGTGTGCCACACCTTTACGACGATGGCGACGGGCGGCTTCTCGACGCGGACCGCGTCGCTCGCGGCGTTCCCGTCTCCCACGGTGCAGTGGATTGTCACGCTGTTCATGTTTCTCGCGGGTGCGAACTTCGCTCTGCACTACCGCGCGCTGCGGGGGAATGTCCTGGCGTATGTGCGCGACCCGGAGTGGAGGTTGTACCTCTGGATCGTCGTGCTGGCGGTTCTCGGGGCATCGTTCGGGCTGTGGGTGGGCGGGGAGCATGATCCCGCGGGAGCGATCCGCGCGGGCTCCTTCCAGGTGGTGTCCATTCTGACAACAACGGGCTTCGTCACGGAGGACTACGGCGTCTGGCACCCGGGTCTTCAGTGGGGCCTTCTCGTGCTCATGTTCGTCGGCGGGTGTGCGGGGTCGACGGCCGGGTCGCTGAAGGTGGTCCGGGTATTTGTCCTGGCGAAGGCCGCGCTTCGGGAACTGGCCGTGGTCGGGAACCCGCGTGTCGTGCGTTCGCTTCGCATTGGACGCCGGAAGATGGAACGAGGCGTCGCCCGCAATGTGCTGGGCTTCTTCCTGCTGTTCGCTGCGCTTTGCGTGGCGGGAACGGCTGCGCTGTCGATTCTGGGGCTGGATCTGGAGACGGCGCTCTCCGCCAGCACCACCTGCCTAGCGAATGTGGGACCGGGGCTGGGGCAGGTCGGGCCGACCGACCACTTCGCCTGGATCCCCACTCCGGGCAAGTGGGTTCTGATGGCGCTCATGCTTCTCGGTCGTCTGGAACTCTACACGGTGCTCGTACTGTTTCTTCCGGCAGCCTGGAGAAAGTGATCGTGCCCGGATCGGGACTTGGATTTGCCATCGCGGGACTCCTGTCGATATCCGCGTTCTTTTCCGGGTCGGAGACGGCGCTCTTCTCGATCCCGGCGCACCGGATCCGCGACCTCTCCCGGAGCGAACATCCGGGCGACCGCGCGGCCGCGCGGCTCATGGAATCTCCCCGCCGCATTCTCGTGACGATCCTTCTTGGCAACATGGTGGTGAACCTGCTCGTCGCGGCTTTGGGGGCGGCGCTTGCCATGCGGTTGTGGGGGGAGGCCGGGCTTGCGCTGGCGGTTCCCGTGATGACGATCGTTCTCCTGGTCTTCGGAGAGATTGCGCCGAAGATGCTGGCCGTGCGTCACGGAGAAGGGATCGGGCGAGTGGTGGCCCGCCCGCTTCTCTTCTTGCGGGGCGCGCTGGGTCCGGTGCAGTGGATTCTCGAGCGGGCCGTATCGGGGGTTCTTGGTCCGGATCGGGACCCCGAGGCCGGGATGAACCTGGGCGATGCCCGGGCGATGGTCCGCATCGCGCATGAGGCGGGTGAGGTGGGGAAGGGCGAGCGCGAACTCATCGAAGGCGTCTTCGAACTGGGGGCCTCCCCCGTGGAAGATGTCATGACCCCGCGTTCGGAGATGTTCTCGCTTCCGCCGGACCAGTCGGTCGCCGACGCGCGGAATGCCGTCCGGCGAGCGGGATTCTCCAAGATTCCCGTTTCGTCGGAGACTCCGGCGGTCATGGTGGGAGTCGTCACCGCCCGGCAGCTTCTGGCGGCACCCGACGACGAGCGCGTCGGGGAACTGGCGCGTCGCGTGCGGTACATCCCCGAAGTGACCCCGGCCATGCGTCTTCTTGAGTCGTTTCGCGAGACCGGGGAGCGGATTGCGTTTGTCGTCAACGAACATGGAGACCTGGCGGGAATCGTGACGCTGGTGGATCTGATGGAGGAGATCTCCGGGGAGATGGTGGAAGCGGCGGATCTGCACAAGGTCATCTATCGGAGAACGGGAGCGAAATGCGTGGAGATTCCGGGTCGGATGGAGATCCGGTACTTCAACAGCGAGTTCGGCACCGACCTCTCAGCCGAAGACGCCGAGACGATGGCGGGTCTTCTGATCGAGCGGCTGGGCCGCATTCCGCGCGTCGGGGATTCGTACCGAACCGGGGGTCTTCGCGTTCGAGTGACGCGCGCCGAACCGAACCGCGTGGAGCGCCTGGAGGTGACCTTCCCGAACGACGGGCAAGCGGAAGCGGGGCAGGGACGATGATCGCACACGATCCGCTGACCGCGGGAGGGGGGGGCGTTCCGGCTTTCGACGGTGCGTGGACGCTCGTGCTGGTGGCGGTCTTTGCCGGGATGTCCGCCTTCTTCTCCGGAGCGGAGACCGGCATTCTTTCCGCGGGGCGGGCCCGGCTGGAGGTGCTTGCAGGGAGAGGATACGCCGACGCGAAGCGCGCACTTGCGTTGGTGCGGGATCGTGAGCGGGTGCTGGCCGGTACGCTGGTCGGGACGAATCTCTCCACGGTGGCGGCGTCTTCGCTGGCCACTGCGTGGTGCGTGGAGCAATGGGGAGACCACGGTCCCGCCGTCGCGACCGCGCTCCTCACACCCTTCATGCTGTTCAGCGCGGAAATCTTACCGAAGGCGTTCTTCCGCACACACTCGGTCGCTCGTCTGAGGGCGGTGGCCTCGCCGCTGCGAATCGCGGTCCTGGTTCTGTCTCCCCTGACCGTGATCGCGACCGCCGGTGCGGGGCTTCTGCTCACGCTCCTGCGCGTGCCGGCATCGGGCCGAACTCCGGTGTTCCGGCGGGAAGATCTGGAGCGCGTTTTCAGCGGGGGGGATGCCGCGGGAGCGTCGTCGGGCGGGGATTCCGAGAATGCGCTGCGGATGGCGCGCCAGGCTCTGGGGCTTTCCGGGAAGCGCGTGGCCGATGCCATGACGCCCATCGATCTGGTGGCGAGTGTGGTGGCGGAATCCTCGGTGGCCGATGCCAGGCAGGTGTTCGCCTCTGGAGACGGGCGTCCTCTGGCCGTCGTGGACCGGGCCGGACTGGTGATCGGTTTCCTTGCGACGAAAGCGGTCCTCGGTCTTCCGGGCGAAACCTCCCTGGGCCCCCTGGCGCGGCCGGCGCGATCGGTCGAGGCGGAGGAACCGCTGGATCGTGCATGGATCGGCTTTCGGGACAACCCGCAACCGGTCGCGCTGGTTCACGGAGCCGGACAGGAGCAGGTGGGCGTCTTGACGCCGGAGGACATTCTGGAGGTGGTTCTCGGGAACTCCGGGGCGACCGCTTCCGAATCCGACCCGCGTTGACCGGAAGCGTGCGGAGTCTGTATTCTGCCTTGCGGCGCGTTCGGGACCGCCATGGAGGGGAATGTGAACGAGACCCAACAGGCCACGCTCCTTGCGGGCATGGAGGCGGGGGACCGCAGGAGCCTCGCCCGGTTGATCTCCGTGGTGGAGAACGGGTCCCCGGGGGCGTCGGCCTGCCTGGCCCGCATTTACCCGCAGACCGGACGCGCGTTTCGCCTCGGCTTCACGGGTCCTCCCGGGGCGGGGAAGAGCACGCTGATCGACGCGCTCGTCCAGCGGCTTCGAGCGGACTCGAAGAGCGTGGGCGTGGTGGCGGTGGACCCGTCGAGCCCCTTCACCGGCGGTGCGCTTCTGGGAGATCGCGTGCGCCTCTCCGCGACCACTCCGGATGACGGCGTCTTCTTCCGCAGCATGGCCACGCGCGGGAGCATTGGCGGGCTGGCGGCCACCACTTCAGAAGTGTCCGATGTGCTCGACGCCTACGGCATGGAAGTGATCCTCCTGGAGACGGTCGGCGTGGGCCAGATCGAACTGGATGTGGTGGCGGCGTCGGAGTGTACGGTGGTTGTGCTGGTGCCCGAGTCCGGCGACGAAGTGCAGGCGATGAAGGCCGGTCTCATGGAGATTGGGGACATCTTCGTGCTGAACAAGTCGGACCGGGAAGGCGCGGATCGTGCCATGCGCGAGCTGGAGTCGGGGTTGGAACTCCGGTCTTCGCGGGATTCCTCCTGGCGTCCCCTGCTGGTGAAGACGGTCGCCGCGACCGGCGAGGGCACTGCGGAATTGCTGGCTGCGGTGGAGAGGTTTCGGAAGCATCAGAAGGACACGGGCGAGGGGAACGCGCGGCGACGGAGAGTGCTTCGCGAAAAGATCCGGGCGGCGGCGGAGAGATCGCTTCGACATGAACTCTGGACCGCCTCCGGACGGGGGAGCCTGGAGGACGCCGTGGATCAGGTGCTTTCGGGTGATGGAAACCCGTATGAACTGGCGGCGGCGATGGCCCGGCGATTCGCGATGAACAGGGGCACCTCGGAAAGGGAGAGAGAAGGATGAGCACCGGGAACGGGCCGGATCGAATGGCGAAGCACCGGCAACAGGTGGCCGGAGAGACGCGAAGGGAGTGGGAGACGCTTTCCGGGAGAGAGACGGAAGCGCTCTATGGCCCGGACGCGGAGGACGCCCGTGGTTGGAAGGCTCATGACGAGAACCTGGGGTTTCCCGGGGAGTTTCCATTCACGCGCGGTCCGTACGCGTCCATGTACCGCGGGAAGTTCTGGACGATGCGGCAGTTCGCCGGGTTCGGTTCGGCGTCCGATACGAACCGACGCTATCGCTTCCTTCTGGATCATGGTCAGACGGGGCTGTCCGTCGCCTTCGATATGCCGACGCTCATGGGCTACGACTCCGATGACCCGCTGGCTCTTGGCGAAGTGGGGCGGTGCGGCGTGGCCGTCTCTTCGCTGGAGGACATGGAGATACTCTTCGACGGGATCCCCATGGCGGATGTCTCCACTTCAATGACCATCAACGGTCCGGCGGCGATCATCTGGGCCATGTACATCGTTGCGGCAAAGAAGCAGGGCGCGGATCCCGCCCGCCTTCGGGGGACGCTGCAGAACGACATTCTGAAGGAGTACATCGCGCAGAAGGAGTATCTGTTCCCGCCGGAGCCTTCGATCTCGCTGGTCGTGGACACGATCGAATACGCGGCGAAGACTCTGCCGTTGTGGCACGCGGTTTCGGTGAGCGGCTATCACATCCGCGAGGCGGGATCCACCTCGGTGCAGGAGCTGGCCTTCACGCTGGCGGACGGCTTCGCCTATGTGGAGGCCTCCATCGAGCGGGGGCTGGATGTCGACGCCTTCGCGCCGAGGCTGTCGTTCTTCTTCAACGCGCACGCGGACTTCTTCGAGGAGATCTGCAAGTTCCGCGCGGCCCGAAGGA harbors:
- the trkA gene encoding Trk system potassium transporter TrkA, with product MRMLVVGAGEVGTYIAGRLVREGHDLIVLDKSAAAVERLRDLDVAAVEGDGTRPEVLRENGVRSVDLVLAVSNDEATNLVACGFAMRMGAARTVARLSSSNRTPEDERLAREAFGIDAVINPDEEAAREIAGLLEGRQVTDSAEFDQGRVRLVGVRVDEESPLANQNLSDIRTIHEGANVLVVGIVRDGATIIPRGDHRILPGDRVYMIGARAELEYFLRRADSAGRARRVLIVGGGSVGERVAARLEKTGASVRVLERDPDRSALIADVLERATVLQGDGRNLSELRESGVQDVDGFVAVSGDEETNIMSALLARHLGARKVIALVKRPDYIPVLQEIGLDAAVNPRLTAAAAILRFVRRGHIMQVTAFMDLDAEVLELATAETARIIGKPLRDVKFPRDAILGGHMRGEEFSIPDGETVLEPHDRVIVFALPSAIPKVEKLLS
- a CDS encoding TrkH family potassium uptake protein: MNKRGVFHAVGAITIFVGAAMVLPLGAALFFGDGGAPGFGISMGVTLLTGCALFLLTRGETDLGVRDGFGVVTFGWLAMALFGSLPFLISGSIPNPVDALFETMSGFTTTGASILSDPEVLPRSALLWRSLIQWLGGMGIIVLSLAILPMLGVGGMQLYRAEAPGPSPDKLRPRIRQTAATLWGVYVVLSIAEALLLRLAGMGTFDAVCHTFTTMATGGFSTRTASLAAFPSPTVQWIVTLFMFLAGANFALHYRALRGNVLAYVRDPEWRLYLWIVVLAVLGASFGLWVGGEHDPAGAIRAGSFQVVSILTTTGFVTEDYGVWHPGLQWGLLVLMFVGGCAGSTAGSLKVVRVFVLAKAALRELAVVGNPRVVRSLRIGRRKMERGVARNVLGFFLLFAALCVAGTAALSILGLDLETALSASTTCLANVGPGLGQVGPTDHFAWIPTPGKWVLMALMLLGRLELYTVLVLFLPAAWRK
- a CDS encoding hemolysin family protein — its product is MPGSGLGFAIAGLLSISAFFSGSETALFSIPAHRIRDLSRSEHPGDRAAARLMESPRRILVTILLGNMVVNLLVAALGAALAMRLWGEAGLALAVPVMTIVLLVFGEIAPKMLAVRHGEGIGRVVARPLLFLRGALGPVQWILERAVSGVLGPDRDPEAGMNLGDARAMVRIAHEAGEVGKGERELIEGVFELGASPVEDVMTPRSEMFSLPPDQSVADARNAVRRAGFSKIPVSSETPAVMVGVVTARQLLAAPDDERVGELARRVRYIPEVTPAMRLLESFRETGERIAFVVNEHGDLAGIVTLVDLMEEISGEMVEAADLHKVIYRRTGAKCVEIPGRMEIRYFNSEFGTDLSAEDAETMAGLLIERLGRIPRVGDSYRTGGLRVRVTRAEPNRVERLEVTFPNDGQAEAGQGR
- a CDS encoding CNNM domain-containing protein, encoding MIAHDPLTAGGGGVPAFDGAWTLVLVAVFAGMSAFFSGAETGILSAGRARLEVLAGRGYADAKRALALVRDRERVLAGTLVGTNLSTVAASSLATAWCVEQWGDHGPAVATALLTPFMLFSAEILPKAFFRTHSVARLRAVASPLRIAVLVLSPLTVIATAGAGLLLTLLRVPASGRTPVFRREDLERVFSGGDAAGASSGGDSENALRMARQALGLSGKRVADAMTPIDLVASVVAESSVADARQVFASGDGRPLAVVDRAGLVIGFLATKAVLGLPGETSLGPLARPARSVEAEEPLDRAWIGFRDNPQPVALVHGAGQEQVGVLTPEDILEVVLGNSGATASESDPR
- the meaB gene encoding methylmalonyl Co-A mutase-associated GTPase MeaB, which produces MNETQQATLLAGMEAGDRRSLARLISVVENGSPGASACLARIYPQTGRAFRLGFTGPPGAGKSTLIDALVQRLRADSKSVGVVAVDPSSPFTGGALLGDRVRLSATTPDDGVFFRSMATRGSIGGLAATTSEVSDVLDAYGMEVILLETVGVGQIELDVVAASECTVVVLVPESGDEVQAMKAGLMEIGDIFVLNKSDREGADRAMRELESGLELRSSRDSSWRPLLVKTVAATGEGTAELLAAVERFRKHQKDTGEGNARRRRVLREKIRAAAERSLRHELWTASGRGSLEDAVDQVLSGDGNPYELAAAMARRFAMNRGTSEREREG
- a CDS encoding methylmalonyl-CoA mutase family protein, which codes for MAKHRQQVAGETRREWETLSGRETEALYGPDAEDARGWKAHDENLGFPGEFPFTRGPYASMYRGKFWTMRQFAGFGSASDTNRRYRFLLDHGQTGLSVAFDMPTLMGYDSDDPLALGEVGRCGVAVSSLEDMEILFDGIPMADVSTSMTINGPAAIIWAMYIVAAKKQGADPARLRGTLQNDILKEYIAQKEYLFPPEPSISLVVDTIEYAAKTLPLWHAVSVSGYHIREAGSTSVQELAFTLADGFAYVEASIERGLDVDAFAPRLSFFFNAHADFFEEICKFRAARRIYARRMRDRYGAKNPASWRLRTHAQTAGCSLTAQQPENNIVRTAYQAMAAVLGGTQSLHTNSMDETLALPTEKAVKIALRTQQVLANETGVADVADPLGGSWFVEELTDQMEAEAEEYFRRIDELGGVVESIRRGFFQQEIGTAAYRFQRALDAKRYVQVGVNAHLEAEEAPIETLRIPDRMEEEQAGRVKALRERRDPEAVGRALARVEEAARAGENMMPAFLGAVEVYATLGEIVGVCRGVYGEYLEPAVV